A genomic region of Sciurus carolinensis chromosome 7, mSciCar1.2, whole genome shotgun sequence contains the following coding sequences:
- the Mdga1 gene encoding LOW QUALITY PROTEIN: MAM domain-containing glycosylphosphatidylinositol anchor protein 1 (The sequence of the model RefSeq protein was modified relative to this genomic sequence to represent the inferred CDS: deleted 1 base in 1 codon) codes for MEVTCLLLLALIPFHCRGQGVYAPAQAQIVHAGQACVVKEDNVSERVYTIREGDILVLQCLVTGHPRPQVRWTKTAGSASDKFQETSVFNETLRIERIARTQGGRYYCKAENGVGVPAIKSIRVDVQYLDEPVLTVHQTVSDVRGNFYQEKTVFLRCTVNSNPPARFIWKRGSDTLSHSQDNGVDIYEPLYTQGETKVLKLKNLRPQDYASYTCQVSVRNVCGIPDKAITFRLTNTTAPPALKLSVNETLVVNPGENVTVQCLLTGGDPLPQLLWSHGPGPLPLGALAQGGTLIIPSVQARDSGYYNCTATNNVGNPAKKTVNLLVRSMKNATFQITPDVIKESENIQLGQDLKLSCHVDAVPQEKVTYQWFKNGKPARMSKRLLVTRNDPELPAVTSSLELIDLHFSDYGTYLCVASFPGAPVPDLSVEVNISSETVPPTISVPKGRAVVTVREGSPAELQCEVRGKPRPPVLWSRVDKEAALLPSGLPLEETADGKLRLERVSRDMSGTYRCQTARYNGFNVRPREAQVQLNVQFPPEVEPGSQDVRQALGRPVLLRCSLLRGSPQRIASAVWRFKGQLLPPPAVLPAAAEASDHAELRLDAVTRESSGSYECSVSNDVGSAACLFQVSAKAYSPEFYFDTPNPTRSHKLSKNYSYVLQWTQREPDAVDPVLNYRLSVRQLNQHNAMVKAIPVRRVEKGQLLEYLLTDLRVPHSYEVRLTPYTTFGAGDMASRIIHYTEPINSPNLSDNTCHFEDEKICGYTQDLTDNFDWTRQNALTQNPKRSPNTGPPTDISGTPEGYYMFIETSRPRELGDRARLVSPLYNASAKFYCVSFFYHMYGKHIGSLNLLVRSRNKGALDTHAWSLSGNKGNVWQQAHVPINPSGPFQIIFEGVRGSGYLGDIAIDDVTLKKGECPRKQMDPNKVVVMPGSRAPCQSGPQLWGPMVIFLLALQR; via the exons GTTCGGTGGACCAAGACCGCGGGCAGCGCGTCCGACAAGTTTCAGGAGACGTCGGTGTTTAACGAGACCCTGCGCATCGAGCGCATCGCGCGCACGCAGGGCGGCCGCTACTACTGCAAGGCGGAGAATGGCGTGGGCGTGCCAGCCATCAAGTCCATCCGCGTGGACGTGCAGT ACCTGGACGAGCCAGTGCTGACAGTGCACCAGACGGTCAGCGACGTGCGAGGCAACTTCTACCAGGAGAAGACGGTGTTCCTGCGCTGCACAGTCAACTCCAAC CCACCCGCCCGCTTCATCTGGAAGCGGGGCTCAGACACCCTGTCCCACAGCCAGGACAATGGGGTGGACATCTATGAGCCCCTCTACACCCAG GGGGAGACCAAGGTCCTGAAGCTAAAGAACCTGCGGCCCCAGGACTATGCCAGCTACACCTGCCAGGTGTCTGTACGTAACGTGTGTGGCATCCCAGACAAGGCCATCACCTTCCGGCTCACCAACACCACGG CACCGCCAGCTCTGAAGTTGTCAGTGAATGAAACTCTGGTGGTGAACCCTGGGGAGAACGTCACGGTGCAGTGTCTGCTGACAGGTGGTGATCCCCTGCCCCAGCTGCTGTGGTCCCACGGGCCTGGCCCACTGCCCCTGGGAGCGCTGGCCCAGGGTGGTACCCTCATCATCCCGTCAGTGCAGGCCCGGGACTCTGGCTACTACAACTGCACAGCCACCAACAACGTGGGCAATCCTGCCAAGAAGACAGTGAATCTTCTGGTGCGAT CCATGAAGAACGCCACGTTCCAGATCACGCCCGATGTGATCAAGGAGAGCGAGAACATACAACTGGGACAGGACCTGAAGCTGTCCTGCCACGTGGATGCAGTGCCCCAGGAGAAGGTGACCTACCAGTGGTTCAAGAACGGCAAGCCAGCACGCATGTCCAAGAGGCTGCTGGTGACCCGCAATGACCCCGAGTTGCCTGCCGTCACCAGCAGCCTAGAGCTCATCGACCTGCACTTCAGTGACTATGGCACCTACCTGTGTGTGGCCTCCTTCCCAGGGGCGCCTGTGCCCGACCTCAGTGTCGAGGTCAACATCTCCTCTGAGACAG TGCCGCCCACCATCAGTGTGCCCAAGGGCAGGGCGGTGGTGACCGTGCGCGAGGGCTCCCCCGCTGAGCTCCAATGCGAGGTGAGAGGCAAGCCGCGGCCGCCGGTGCTCTGGTCCCGCGTGGACAAGGAGGCTGCCCTGCTGCCCTCGGGGCTGCCCCTAGAGGAGACGGCCGATGGGAAACTGCGGCTGGAGCGCGTGAGCCGAGACATGAGCGGAACCTACCGCTGCCAGACCGCTCGCTACAATGGCTTCAACGTGCGCCCTCGTgaggcccaggtgcagctgaacgTGCAGT TCCCCCCGGAGGTGGAGCCCGGCTCCCAGGATGTGCGCCAGGCACTGGGCCGACCCGTGCTCCTGCGCTGCTCCCTACTACGAGGCAGCCCCCAGCGCATCGCCTCGGCTGTGTGGCGCTTCAAAGGGCAGCTGCTGCCGCCTCCGGCCGTCCTCCCCGCCGCCGCGGAGGCCTCGGACCACGCCGAGCTGCGCCTCGATGCCGTAACCCGTGAAAGCAGCGGCAGCTACGAGTGCAGCGTCTCCAACGACGTGGGTTCGGCGGCCTGCCTCTTCCAGGTCTCGG CCAAAGCCTACAGCCCGGAGTTTTACTTCgacacccccaaccccacccgCAGCCACAAGCTGTCCAAGAACTACTCCTACGTACTGCAGTGGACGCAGAGGGAGCCAGACGCTGTTGACCCTGTGCTCAACTACAGACTCAGTGTCCGCCAG TTGAACCAGCACAATGCCATGGTCAAGGCCATCCCTGTGCGGCGTGTGGAGAAGGGGCAGCTGCTGGAGTATCTCCTGACTGATCTCCGTGTGCCCCACAGCTATGAAGTCCGCCTCACACCCTATACCACCTTTGGGGCTGGTGACATGGCTTCCCGCATCATCCACTACACAGAGC CCATCAACTCTCCAAACCTTTCAG ATAACACCTGCCACTTTGAGGATGAGAAGATCTGTGGCTACACCCAGGACCTGACAGACAACTTTGACTGGACACGTCAGAACGCTCTCACCCAGAACCCCAAGCGCTCCCCCAATACCGGCCCCCCCACTGACATCAGTGGCACCCCTGAGG GCTACTACATGTTCATCGAGACGTCCAGGCCCCGGGAGCTGGGGGACCGGGCGAGGTTGGTGAGTCCCCTCTACAACGCTAGTGCCAAGTTCTACTGCGTGTCCTTCTTCTATCACATGTACGGGAAGCACATCG GCTCCCTCAACCTCCTTGTGCGGTCCCGGAACAAAGGGGCTCTGGACACGCATGCCTGGTCCCTCAGTGGCAATAAGGGCAACGTGTGGCAGCAGGCACATGTGCCCATTAACCCCAGTGGGCCCTTCCAG ATTATTTTTGAGGGGGTTCGAGGCTCGGGCTACCTGGGGGATATTGCCATAGATGACGTCACACTGAAGAAAGGAGAGTGTCCCCGGAAGCAGATGGATCCCAATAAAG TGGTGGTGATGCCGGGCAGCAGAGCTCCTTGCCAGTCCGGCCCACAGCTCTGGGGGCCCATGGTCATCTTCCTCTTGGCGTTGCAGAGATGA